CCTGGCGGCAGAAGTCTCCTTAAAATCTTTAAGGCGGGGACTTCCCCAGAGGGGCCTCGGGGCTGTGCCCCAATTTGAGGGCACCCTCACAGCAAGGGGACTTCCAGCCGTGATGGGGACTTTTCTGCCGGGCCGGGGAGATGGGATCTCCCAGGGGAAGAGGAGCGATGGGGCCTCGGGTCAGGGGGAGGGGCAAGAAGGGAGCGGGTCCAGTCAGTTCCTCCCCCCTCTTCCACCGCCCGCCTGGGCGCCCATTGGTCCAAAACCTCCCCGAGCCCCGCTCGGCCAATCCCCATCTCTGCTAACCTTCCccccttctttcctctccctcctctcgcCCCCTCCTCCTGAGACCCAGACATCTGAGCTTTCTGCACGGTCTCCTCCAGCTGACGAGGGTctccaccgccccccacccccactcctttctcccctccccagagcaCCAATTTTGCGGGGGGCGGCTGGAGAAGGCCCAGGGAACCCTGACCACGCCCAACTGGCCCGAGTCCGATTACCCCCCTGGCATCAGCTGTTCCTGGCACATCATCGCGCCCCCGGACCAGGTACTGACCCCCTGCCCCGGTTGCCCTCGGGGACCCGGGCGGCGCCCTCCAGCATGCAGACTGcaaaagatttactgaacatcgACAATGTCCCCAGCACTGAGCTTGCCATGGTGGGGAGCACAAACAGACCCAGACCTGCTCGCACCCAAACAAAACATGTAAAATCACAACTGTGAGGAGCCTTACGAGAGCGAGGTACCCGATGTTGATATATAAACGGAttcgtgcgtgtgtgtatgtgatggTGACGCTGGAGGTAGACTCTGGGTCTTTTCCTTGAGAATGAGCCAGGGCTTGGCCTTGCGGACTGCGGCGATGGAGGGTTCCGGTGAATGTGTGTGTTCCTCCGAGCCGCGGTGTGAATGCATTAAGAGGTGGGTTCCAGGGCCCGCGGGCGATGAGACAGGAGGCCCCGGCGAGCGTCCCGGAGGCGGCGGCGGGGTGGAGGAGGTGAGAACTCCGCACCCTCCCGCCACCCGGGGTCCCCCTGCGCAGCCTCCGCCTCTGCCCCGCCGCCAGGTGATCTCACTGACCTTCGGCAAGTTTGACCTGGAGCCCGACTCCTACTGCCGCTACGACTCTGTCAGCGTGTTCAACGGACCCGTGAGCGACGACGCCAAGCGGCTGGGAAAGTTCTGCGGCGACACAGTCCCGGGGTGAGGGGGCGCCACCTGGGTGGGCGACGGCGTCGGGGCGTCTCTGCAGCCCCAGGTGCGGTAGCCCGGGGCTCCCCGCGGCcggcgggaggggcggggcttAGCTGAAGCCGCGGGCGGCCTACGCGTCCGCCCCAAACCGGGTGGGCGGAGCAGATAGCGGCCCAGGCCGAGGCTTGGCGCCAGGCCTGGGGTCCTTGGATCACGAGGCCAGTGGAGCTTGCGAAATCGAGAAGCTGATGCAGCTAGCCGTGGGGCAAGGGTCAAAAGGCCGCCGGCCTGGGCAGGGAGCAGGATGCGCTACCCGCCTGACACCTCCCCCGATGCCCCGCCGCCCGCAGTTCCATCACCTCCGAAGGGAACGAGCTCCTCGTCCAGTTCGTCTCGGACCTCAGCGTCACGGCCGACGGCTTCTCGGCCTCCTACAGGACCCAGCCTCGGGGCGCCACCGAAGGAGTCCCAGGGGAGGTCGGCTTGGGCCCCAAGCCCGGAGCCGGGCCCAAAGTCAAGCCTGAAGTCCCACCTGAAGAGAAATCCAAAGCCGCACCTAAGGCAGAAGCAACTCCGGTGGGCCCGGGTGAGTCTGGAAAGGGAGAGGAAGCGACGCAGGCCTCAGGGAGCTGCATCAGACAGAGTTCCTTCCTGCGCCCATTCATACAGCACCCACGAGCGCTGCTTCTGTGCTAAGGGCGGGCACTGGGTGCTGGGACCCAAAGCTGGATAGAGCTCTGAAAAAGTTCAATGAGGCTTTTGTGGGGAAAGTGGTCCTTCCTCCCTGCTGGGTAGGTTGCCCTCCACTAAGGGTGCGCCCTCCCCCGCCAGATGCACCCAGTGTCACCTGCCCAAAGCAGTGCCGGAGGACAGGCACCCTGCAGAGCCACTTCTGTAACAGCGACCTGGGTAAGAAGCCCgtcccccagctctgcccttcCAGCGCCTATAACCGCTCCTGTCCCCAAAGCTCTCCCCCAAATTCTGGttccagccctgccctggcctccAGTTTCACCTCTCGCCCCTCTCTCCCACAGTGGTGACAGGAATGATTAAGTCCATGGTGCGGGGCCCAGGGGAGGGTCTCACAGCAACTGTCAATGTCACTGGTGTTTACAAAACCGGAGGCCTGGACCTGCCCTCTCCACCCACGGACACCCTCCTGAAGTTTTATGTGCCCTGCAAGCAGTGCCCCCCCATGAAGAAAGGTAACGGAGATGTGGAACTGTAGAGGGAGACTGAGCCTCATGAAAACGATGGAGGTGGCAGAACCTGAGGGACTGGGGTGAGGCGATATTTCTATAAACTCTCAGTTACACAGATCCTCagtccctctctccccttccctagGCATCAGTTACCTGCTGATGGGCCAGGTGGACAAGAACAGAGGTCCCATCCTTCCTCCAGAGAGCTTCGTGGTTCTCCACCGGCCCACCCAGCACCAGATCCTCACCAACCTCAGCAGGAAGTGCCCCTCCAAGCCTGTTTAGGCTGCTCGGGTCTCAGGCCTGAGCCCAAGCCAACCTCCACACCCTGGCCCTAGGGGACCCTTTTCTTattcaaataaatgtttctagATTGAGGAAGGGGTCACATTTCCATTTCTATGGTTTTGGTGCTCTTGGAGGATTtgttttcattccttcattcaactCAAGGGTTACTACAGGGAAGAATGTAAATTGAATCTTGTCACAcctttgctcaaaattctcccatattctccacacacacacaaaatggcaACTATTAATATGCAGAGGTGATGGATTTGTAAATTAGCTTGACTGTGGCAAtcttttcacaatgtatacatatatcaaaatgtccagttgtacatcttaaatatatacaatttttatatgTCAaagatatctcaataaagctgttttaaaaaaacaaattaagggaattccctggcggtccagtgattaagactctgcacttttacTGCCGAgggcccgagttcaatccctggtcagggaattaagatcctataagccacgtggcacagtcaaaaaaaaaaaaaaataactctgcCATAGTTTCCCATTAGTCTCAGCATAGAATCTGAAGTCCTACTATGGGCTCTGAGGCTCTAGGTGATCTGTGTcctctctctcacctcctctcATCTCTGAGTATTATCTCCCATTCAGCCTCTTCCATCACACTGGCCCGTTGCCCATTTCTAGTACACATTTGCTTCCAGGTTTTGCTCTTGCTGTTCCCTAGATCTGGAATTCTCCACAGACATCTTGTGGTCCACTTCCTACCTTCAATCAGATCTCAGCTCAGAAGTTCatcttagtcactcactcatttgTTCATTCCAAATGTCAGGGACTGTTTCAGGTgccaaaaatacaacaaaacagagTCCCAGCTCTTGTGAAGAGGAGAGCACATTCTACCTGAACAGAGATAAACTAAAATAAACACCGAGGTCAAGTAGCTATAGGAGTGCTATGAACGAAGAACACAAAAGCATGATAAGAGGAAGGCAAAGGGAGATTCTATATTTGACAGGGTGCAGAGAAGACTTTCAGGTAAGATTAACTTTGTTTTGCTCCACTGCTAACCAAGTGTGTGGCCTGGGGTGACATTCTTCACCTTGTTGAGATTGTTTCCTCGTCTGAGAGTGGAGTTGATTCGGTGGGATGATGTGAGCAGCAGGACTGAACCATAATTCCCTCTGCAAATATGATGAGCTCCGCGCAGTAAGGAATCAAGAGAAGTGCTGTGGGCATAGATCCGAGTCCAATGGGGAGCAACATTCAACTAGTACTGTAGAAAACTTTTGTTGCTGCGGAAGCTCTTAGGAGAGCCTGGGattgaagaggaaaaaggaaagagagctcCCTTGTGGGATGTGATTGTAGTGATTCGGACAGCCTcaagggtgggaggaaggaacAAAGCCCGACTCCCATCTTCGCTCGGGCCCCTCTCCCTAGCCCGCCGCCCCACTTATTCCAGGGTTAGCGTTCTAGCCCGAGACGCTCGTCAAGGGTTACGTCACTGGAATCAAGCCAATCACCGCTTTAGGCGCACCAATCAGCGAACAGTCATAGTTGAATCGAGGCCGCCCGGGCCAATGATAGAGACCGTACGGCGGAAGTGCAGGAACGGTCTCCCGGAAAGATGGCAGCCCTGGTCCGGCCACAGGTTGATTGGCAGGTGCTGTGACCGGAGGTGAGCTTCCGAGCCCGACGGAAGCCCAACAAGCTCAGGAAGTGATCGGAGGCCCAGATACAGGACAGCAAGAGGCAAAAAGAGCAGCTCCGGAAGAGGCCGCGGCGGCCGGCGGAATCGGGCCTCCGAGGCAGGGGGCGGGTGCCCCGGGCGCCCGGAAGGGGCGGGGATTATGGAGATCAGGAACTAAGACGGAAGACTAGGGCCTGGGCTGGGAGGCGCGAGGGGCCGGGTTTCCCGGGTGGGCGTGACCCTCGAGGTAGGGCTTGGGGGCGGGGCTTAAGGGGACCCAGGGCGCTGCTGGGGGAGAAGGGTTTGGGGGACCTGGGCCTGGTCTGCTGGGGGGGCCTTATCTAGCGGGGTtctgaggcggcggcggcggcggaatCACCCCACGCCCTGCTTTACGGTCTCATCCCGTTCTCTTCGCCCCTCTCACCCCTCAGCTTTATACTCCAGGCCCCGTCCCCTGAGCTCTGCCCTCGGATGTTCCACCGCCCAGAGCTTGCATGCGCCGTGGGGCGCCCCAGGACCAGGAGCTGGTGGGTCCGGGGGCTCCTGGGCGGGGGTCCCGGGGCGCCCCTCCTCCCTCGGGACCTGTTGTCCCGGTCCTCGTCTTTCCCCCGGATCTAGTATTCAGGGCGGACCAACGGAGCGGACCCCGGCAGCTGCTGACCCTCTATAACCCCACGGGAGCAGTGCTTCGCTTCCGAGGTGAAGGGGATGGGCGCCTCATACTCGGGATGTGGGGACTGGCGGCAATAGGctggggagctgggtgggctggaGGAGTCAGATGAGTACGGTTGACTGTCCGGCCTTGGCAGAATGGAAGGGTCAAGTCCAGTCCTAGGGTAGAAGGCTGGGGGGACTCCATGGGCGAGGCTTgtgcaggattctctgaggcagtaGTCGATCGATCTCTCTGTGCCTTTTCCCCCAGTGCTGTGCACAGCACCTGCCAAATACACAGTGTTTGACGCGGAAGGATACGTGAAGCCCCAGTCCTGCATTGACATGTGAGTGAGCGGGTGGGGAGGCTGATGAAAGCCAGTGGTCGCTGCCAGCTTTCTCTGATTTACCCTGCTGTGACTTTGGTCTCAGAGCTGGTGCTCTTCAGCCTGTTTTTCCCCACCCTCTGTCTGCATCCCTAAGGGGGAGTTTCCTGGGAGGGTGGGGCCTGGATTCACTTGGATCACTGCCCCTCAATGGGCCTCTCTTTTCTCCGGACCAGTGTGATTCGCCACGTGGCCCCCCATCCCAGGAACTATGATGTCCAGGATCGCTTCCGCATTGAGCTCTCTGAGGAGGGAACAGAGGGCCGAGTGGTGGGGCGCAAGGACATCACCTCGGTTCTGAGGGCCCCAGCGTACCCCCTTGAGCTTCAGGGACAGTCTGACCCAACGCCCCACCCAGAGCCTCATTCCTGGACAGCATCATCCACAGCTCAGCCCTTCCCAGAGAGTGAGTTTGGGGATGGGAATTCTTGAGTTctggggcggcgggggggggacCTAGCATGACCTAAGAGGTGAGTTCGTTTGGAGTAGaagaggtttttttgttgttgtcgttgttctgggtttttgtggggtttttggtGCCCCTTCTGGACTTGCAGACTCTTAATTCCCGGACCAGGTATGGAACACAGGGTCCTGGAAGTgagagcgcagagtcctaaccagtggaccgccagggaattcccttccgGTTCAGCCTTTTGCTTTTTGATAGTAACATTTCTAAGAGTTAAGATTTTATATCAGGTTAGGGGAAAAGCAGACTTCGCAGTTTCCTTGGTTTCTGGCCTCCACCTAGAGAGAAAAACTCTTCGTTTAGCTCTAACTCCAGTACTTCCCATCCTgtgtcagctcagttcagttcaataagAAATGCGGGTTGAGCAATTACGTACTATGCTGTGTTCTATGGGAGACAGAGGTCCCTGCCTGACACACAGGTACACGGGAGCCAGTAATCAAGGCAGAGCTGAAGAGCGGAAAATGATGAGGGACCAGAGGGGAAAGGGTTTCTTGCgctgtggggacaggggctcCAGGGAGAAGAGGACGCTTCCAGTGTCCACCGAAAAGTGGGTACACCTTCCACCTTCAGCCTCCTCCCTGGGCCGACCAGGAGTGGAAGCTGGAGCTCTTGACAGCCCTTGTTCCCCAGACCCTCACCCGCAACTGGCCACcagctccttcctcctcttcttgctGATGGGCACAGTCTCTGTGGCCTTCCTGCTGCTCCCGCTCCAGGATGAACTTGGCAGCCAGCTGCCCCAAATCCTTCACGTCTCCCTGGGACAAAAGTTGGTGGCAGCCTACGTCTTAGGTGAGCCCAGTGGATCCAGGCCCAGAGAGAGGGGAGTGGGGGCTAGAAAGAGGGTATACAGAGCCAGCAGGCTCTACACACGACCttgctctttcttcctcccctctccaggGCTCCTCACCATGGTGTTCCTCCGGACCTGAGCTCTGCTCCACCTCCACGCCGCTTCCCCGGGCCAGGACGTGGACGTGGATGTGGACGTGCAACAGCCACTGTGATGTTCATAATCTCCTCTCAACTcctgcttccttcttcctgccCATCTCCCCCCAGACTTAGGGATTTGTTATCTTTTTCCAAGTTGAatcaaataaatttgtaaaactgaactgagaaatatgTAAGAAACACGCCCCCATCTTCCCATGTCATTCCTCCAGTTCCTCCTACTTCCTCCTAGAGGCCCTTTGAGGATTTAAAAGACCTAGGTTGaggcctgaagaaggaaatagcaacccactccagtactcttgcctggaaaatcccatgggtggaggagcctagtaggctgcagtccatggggtcactaggagtcggacacgactgagcgacttcactttcacttatcactttcatgcattggagaaggaaatggcaacccactccagtgttcttgcctggagaatctcagggacggggaagtctggtgggctgccgtctatggggtcccacagagtcggacacaactgaagcgacttagcagcagtagcagcaggtcgAGGCCTGGTGCTGCGCCAAAAAAACCACGTGATCTCGAGCAAGTCATTTAATTTCTCGGAGCTTCAGTTTATGCCTGTAAAATGAGGGAATTGGGAAAGTTTATTCTTAAGATTCCTTTTAACTCTTTCTTAAGGAGAGGATCGTGTTGCTAAGCCAGCATGTTGTTGTTCGTTCactgttgtgtcctactctttgcgaccccatgggtggcaggacaccaggcttcccttgtccttcaccatctcccgaagtttgctcaaacttatgtctgttgtgtcgatgatgccatccagccatcttatcctctgtcgcccccttcccctcctgccctcagtctttccctgcatcagggtcttttccaatgccaaAGCTGAAAAGAAGCAGACACAAATACCACCTATTCCCACCTGCCGTCGAACTCAGGTATCACCATCTTAAGGCATCAGAGCCGCTTGCCAGGAGGCTTTCCTTCCCCAGAATCCTCTTCtgcctttttgtctttctctgcttttattttgtcTCTTCTTTGACCTCAGCCCCTGAGGCTAAGAAACATCAAGGTCCCTGACAAGATGGGGGGAAGTGGCACTGCCTGACATAAACTTCAGCCTAACCAGGCGTGGAAAGTGAAGGCAATGGAAAAAAAAGCTGCTTGAAAGGCAGGCTTCCAGCCCTCCTTCAGATGCAAGGCGataggggaggaggggaagaaggacAGCCAGTGACACTGGCAGATAGATCCTTGATTGGGAACAAAAATCAGCAAGATAACGTGCAGACAGACTCGGTCTGCTATGCTGCTAGAAGGTTATCAGTTGCTCCAGCTTTGGTTTGGAGGCCTTGGGAGCTGCCCCACTGCCCCGGGGGGCCTCGTCCTTCCCACACCCAGAGCAGGGTTCAGTGACATGTGAGTCTGATTCTGTGCAGAAGGTGGCAGCTTGTGTCTAGGATGTGAGCAGGGCTCTCCCCACGGCCCAGCAAACCCCTCACCAAACCATTCACACTGGCCTGGCTGTGCCCAGGACCCCCAAAAGGCATTTGAGGTATCACACTTGAATGAGCTTGCTGGTATCTGCTGAGAAAAGGCCTTGCTGCAAGTGAGATCCGGTGGGAGGGGCTTGGAACACTTTTTTAAAGCAGATTTCTTAGAAAACAATGCTGAGTTGGTGGCAATTGGAGTGGGTGGGTATTAGTTTCCAGTGGCTGTTGTAACAGTTTATCACAAActattggcttaaaacaacagaaattaattctcTTATGGTTCTGGGGGTCTGAACTCCAAGATGAATCTTCTGGGTATAAAATCAAGATGTCCCCAGatctggttccttctggaggcacCGGGGAGGATGTTTCCTTGGCTTTTCTAGCTTCTAGAAGCCATCTGCATTCCTTGGATGGTGACCCCTTCTTCTATCTTTAAAGCCAAGAGAAAAAATTCTAACATATGAtcattgttttaagtcacttaaaaaaaaaagccaggagtATAGCATCTTCAAGTCTCTGATTCTGACCCTCTGCTTCTGTTGTCACATTTCCTTTATCTCTGATCCTCCTGCCTCCTTTAATAAGAACGCtagtgatgggcttcccaggtggctctggtaaagaatctgcctgccaacacaggagacacgggttcaatccctggtccaggaagttccCACATGTTGCGGAGCAACTGcgccagtgcaccacaactactgagcccccatgctgcaactactgaagccctcgaacctagagcctgtgtttcacgagagaagccactgcaatgagaagtcgggcaccgcaactagagagtagtccccactcaccaTAACTAGGGGAAAGcactcacagcaatgaagacccaacacagccgaaaaaataaaagagagaaccTTTGTGATTAAGTCCCCAGTCCCACCTCTAGCATATCACTCTAGATTTGGTGGCTTAAAAACCAGAAATTagtttttttcacagttctggaggctggtgtctgagatcaaggtgtcggcAGGTTTGGTTTTTCCTGACGCCTCTCTCCTTGGCGTGCAGACGTCCCCCTCCCtgggtcctcacatggcctttccccTCTGAGCACACCATCCCACGTCTCTCCTTGCATCCGGTTTCCTCTTCTTTCAAGGACatcagtcagattggattaggccCATTCTGATGGCCCTGTTTTAACTTAATCGCTTCTTTCAAGGCCCTCAAAAACATTCTGAGGCACTAGAttaaggtttcaacatatgaatttgcaCTCTCCATCTCAAAATCCTCATTTCATCACACCTGCAAAGTCCTTTTTGTCATGTAAGGCGATGTTCGTTTACAGATTTCGGGCCTTAGGATGGGGACCGTTTTATCCAGGCCTACCTACCTGTCTACCAACAGGAGCAAATGGACAAGGTGGAGAGGGCCGAGAGACAACTTTGGGAAATTTGTTCCGGATGGTATGTCAGGGAAGCAAGGAGTCAAGGAGGCTTCTGACCCCTGGTCTAGGCTCCTGAGAGTCCACAAAGTCAGACTCAGGGGCTAAGGAGGGCGCAGCTTCATCCTGGAACCTAGGGGCATCTTGAGTTGTAACTGAAGAAGCCTTTACTTCCCAGCCTGTGAGGAGCAGGCTAGGACCTCTCACACCATCCTGGGAACAAAAGAGGATGAGGAGCCTGAGAGACAGGCCCTAGG
This portion of the Bos indicus x Bos taurus breed Angus x Brahman F1 hybrid chromosome 25, Bos_hybrid_MaternalHap_v2.0, whole genome shotgun sequence genome encodes:
- the PCOLCE gene encoding procollagen C-endopeptidase enhancer 1 — encoded protein: MLPAATASLLGPLLTAWALLLPLTHGQTPNYTRPVFLCGGDVTGESGYVASEGFPNLYPPNKECIWTITVPKSQTVSLSFRVFDLEQHPSCRYDALEIFAGSGTSGQQLGRFCGTFRPAPVVASGNQVTLRMRSDEGTGGRGFLLWYSGRATSGTEHQFCGGRLEKAQGTLTTPNWPESDYPPGISCSWHIIAPPDQVISLTFGKFDLEPDSYCRYDSVSVFNGPVSDDAKRLGKFCGDTVPGSITSEGNELLVQFVSDLSVTADGFSASYRTQPRGATEGVPGEVGLGPKPGAGPKVKPEVPPEEKSKAAPKAEATPVGPDAPSVTCPKQCRRTGTLQSHFCNSDLVVTGMIKSMVRGPGEGLTATVNVTGVYKTGGLDLPSPPTDTLLKFYVPCKQCPPMKKGISYLLMGQVDKNRGPILPPESFVVLHRPTQHQILTNLSRKCPSKPV
- the MOSPD3 gene encoding motile sperm domain-containing protein 3 isoform X2 → MRRGAPQDQELVGPGAPGRGSRGAPPPSGPVVPVLVFPPDLVFRADQRSGPRQLLTLYNPTGAVLRFRVLCTAPAKYTVFDAEGYVKPQSCIDIVIRHVAPHPRNYDVQDRFRIELSEEGTEGRVVGRKDITSVLRAPAYPLELQGQSDPTPHPEPHSWTASSTAQPFPETLVPQTLTRNWPPAPSSSSC
- the MOSPD3 gene encoding motile sperm domain-containing protein 3 isoform X1 yields the protein MRRGAPQDQELVGPGAPGRGSRGAPPPSGPVVPVLVFPPDLVFRADQRSGPRQLLTLYNPTGAVLRFRVLCTAPAKYTVFDAEGYVKPQSCIDIVIRHVAPHPRNYDVQDRFRIELSEEGTEGRVVGRKDITSVLRAPAYPLELQGQSDPTPHPEPHSWTASSTAQPFPENPHPQLATSSFLLFLLMGTVSVAFLLLPLQDELGSQLPQILHVSLGQKLVAAYVLGLLTMVFLRT